From Anopheles coluzzii chromosome 3, AcolN3, whole genome shotgun sequence, the proteins below share one genomic window:
- the LOC120957491 gene encoding esterase E4-like isoform X3: MQLKGNFYRPPNSYKRMHFRLDTSESDWPVHSTNSSLNSSTIRTVSSMGRLQYSFAALLSVLTIASIIGTSLSQDYQGPVVDIQGLGSVLGTMGETAWTGRPIYQFFNIKYAEAPVGEQRFRAPLSVLPWSGVMNVTAPGRGCPQRRTISQDDPDAEDCLTLSVYSNDLTANRPVMLYVHGGAFVVGSAERFGPEYLLEKDIVLVVIQYRLGTLGFLSTGTEAIPGNAAMYDVLESLEWVSRHIRSFGGNPEDVTIFGESAGGHAVSAMLHSPRVREGLFKRAIIQSGTLFMPWVICQDPTEGAYEIARIIGCPMTTPAEIDNCLKSASVSDLVLAQDEHKKNEFSSPGYPKVAGACITVGGAYGNQSFMPVHPRESTYFRDVEIIFGMNSQEGLIFFNEYFRYALDSQPIEFDSHWDFLEFLKTVNIKFGSGAFVDAVVGYELLSKATWEEMDRANFSEIVPLFIDVAGNLALKYGSVEEANRFARALPGQVYLYNFDYVGPPSPVTPGFPYDFPNTVGHGDELKFLFPMSNVLNEEHTQMAKIMVGLWTSFAITGKPQADNVMPWPTVSRPFGPYFRLVNPPEQKEYFVNELTNSVEKARGPRKPSSSSQTSALLAHCNDLLLKRSNVY; this comes from the exons ATGCAGCTCAAAGGTAACTTCTATCGACCCCCAAATTCGTATAAAAGGATGCACTTTCGGCTAGATACTTCAGAAAGTGATTGGCCTGTGCATAGTACAAACTCCTCACTGAACAGCTCGACAATACGTACAGTTTCAAGCATGGGGCGTCTTCAGTATTCCTTCGCTGCTCTACTATCCGTGCTCACGATCGCCTCGATTATTGGCACTTCCCTGTCCCAAGATTATCAGGGACCGGTGGTAGACATCCAAGGACTTGGATCAGTCTTGGGAACCATGGGAGAGACGGCCTGGACTGGACGACCCATCTACCAGTTCTTCAACATCAAGTACGCCGAGGCTCCGGTAGGAGAACAACGCTTCCGTGCTCCTCTCAGTGTACTTCCCTGGTCTGGTGTCATGAATGTCACCGCTCCTGGTCGTGGTTGTCCTCAGCGACGCACTATTTCTCAAGATGACCCCGATGCCGAGGATTGTCTCACGCTTTCCGTCTACTCCAACGAT CTTACGGCCAATCGTCCCGTCATGCTCTACGTCCACGGAGGTGCCTTCGTGGTTGGATCCGCGGAGCGATTCGGACCTGAGTATTTGCTCGAGAAGGacatcgtcctcgtcgtcatACAGTATCGCTTGGGTACGCTCGGATTTCTCTCTACTGGTACCGAGGCTATCCCTGGTAACGCTGCCATGTACGACGTGCTCGAGTCGCTTGAATGGGTATCCCGACACATTCGTAGCTTCGGTGGAAACCCAGAGGACGTTACGATCTTTGGAGAGTCTGCCGGAGGACATGCAGTTTCCGCTATGCTCCATAGCCCCCGTGTTCGCGAGGGACTCTTCAAACGTGCCATCATCCAGTCCGGTACCTTGTTCATGCCCTGGGTCATCTGTCAGGATCCTACCGAGGGCGCATACGAGATCGCTCGTATTATCGGTTGTCCCATGACGACTCCTGCCGAGATCGATAACTGCCTTAAGAGTGCATCGGTCAGTGATTTGGTGTTGGCTCAAGACGAACACAAG aaaaatgagttcaGCTCACCAGGATATCCCAAGGTTGCTGGAGCTTGCATCACCGTCGGTGGAGCTTACGGAAACCAGAGCTTCATGCCCGTTCACCCCAGAGAGTCTACCTACTTCCGGGATGTTGAGATCATCTTCGGAATGAACTCCCAGGAGGGTCTTATCTTCTTCAACGAGTACTTCCGCTACGCCCTGGATTCTCAACCCATCGAGTTCGACTCTCACTGGGACTTCCTGGAGTTTCTCAAGACCGTTAACATCAAGTTTGGATCTGGTGCGTTCGTCGATGCCGTTGTTGGCTATGAGCTCCTGTCCAAAGCCACCTGGGAGGAAATGGATCGTGCTAACTTCTCAGAGATAGTTCCTCTGTTCATTGAT GTTGCTGGAAACTTGGCCCTCAAATACGGTTCCGTCGAGGAGGCTAACCGATTCGCTAGAGCGCTTCCAGGGCAAGTCTACCTCTACAACTTTGACTATGTTGGGCCGCCGTCTCCTGTTACCCCCGGATTTCCGTACGATTTCCCCAACACAGTCGGTCATGGCGATGAGCTCAAGTTCTTGTTCCCCATGTCAAACGTACTGAACGAAGAGCACACCCAAATGGCTAAGATCATGGTGGGTCTGTGGACGTCCTTTGCGATCACTGGCAAGCCTCAGGCTGATAACGTCATGCCATGGCCAACTGTATCGA GACCATTTGGACCGTATTTCCGACTCGTCAACCCGCCAGAACAGAAAGAATATTTTGTCAATGAGTTAACGAACAGTGTGGAGAAAGCCAGAGGACCGCGAAAGCCATCCTCTTCCTCGCAGACTTCTGCGTTGCTAGCGCACTGTAATGATCTTCTCTTAAAACGGAGTAATGTTTACTGA
- the LOC120957491 gene encoding esterase E4-like isoform X8: MQLKGNFYRPPNSYKRMHFRLDTSESDWPVHSTNSSLNSSTIRTVSSMGRLQYSFAALLSVLTIASIIGTSLSQDYQGPVVDIQGLGSVLGTMGETAWTGRPIYQFFNIKYAEAPVGEQRFRAPLSVLPWSGVMNVTAPGRGCPQRRTISQDDPDAEDCLTLSVYSNDLTANRPVMLYVHGGAFVVGSAERFGPEYLLEKDIVLVVIQYRLGTLGFLSTGTEAIPGNAAMYDVLESLEWVSRHIRSFGGNPEDVTIFGESAGGHAVSAMLHSPRVREGLFKRAIIQSGTLFMPWVICQDPTEGAYEIARIIGCPMTTPAEIDNCLKSASVSDLVLAQDEHKKNEFSSPGYPKVAGACITVGGALGDESFMPVHPRESTYFRDVEIIFGMNSQEGLIFFNEYFQYALDSQPIEFDSHWDFLEFLKTVNIKFGSGAFVDTVVGYELLSKATWEEMDRANFSEIVPLFIDVAGNLALKYGSVEEANRFARALPGQVYLYNFDYVGPPSPMTPGFPYDFPNSVGHGDELKFLFPMSNVLNEEHTQMAKIMVDLWTSFAITGVPQADNVIPWPAVSRPFGPYFRLVNPPEQKEYFVNELTNSVEKARGPRKLSVSPATCLDLFLNRSPKN, from the exons ATGCAGCTCAAAGGTAACTTCTATCGACCCCCAAATTCGTATAAAAGGATGCACTTTCGGCTAGATACTTCAGAAAGTGATTGGCCTGTGCATAGTACAAACTCCTCACTGAACAGCTCGACAATACGTACAGTTTCAAGCATGGGGCGTCTTCAGTATTCCTTCGCTGCTCTACTATCCGTGCTCACGATCGCCTCGATTATTGGCACTTCCCTGTCCCAAGATTATCAGGGACCGGTGGTAGACATCCAAGGACTTGGATCAGTCTTGGGAACCATGGGAGAGACGGCCTGGACTGGACGACCCATCTACCAGTTCTTCAACATCAAGTACGCCGAGGCTCCGGTAGGAGAACAACGCTTCCGTGCTCCTCTCAGTGTACTTCCCTGGTCTGGTGTCATGAATGTCACCGCTCCTGGTCGTGGTTGTCCTCAGCGACGCACTATTTCTCAAGATGACCCCGATGCCGAGGATTGTCTCACGCTTTCCGTCTACTCCAACGAT CTTACGGCCAATCGTCCCGTCATGCTCTACGTCCACGGAGGTGCCTTCGTGGTTGGATCCGCGGAGCGATTCGGACCTGAGTATTTGCTCGAGAAGGacatcgtcctcgtcgtcatACAGTATCGCTTGGGTACGCTCGGATTTCTCTCTACTGGTACCGAGGCTATCCCTGGTAACGCTGCCATGTACGACGTGCTCGAGTCGCTTGAATGGGTATCCCGACACATTCGTAGCTTCGGTGGAAACCCAGAGGACGTTACGATCTTTGGAGAGTCTGCCGGAGGACATGCAGTTTCCGCTATGCTCCATAGCCCCCGTGTTCGCGAGGGACTCTTCAAACGTGCCATCATCCAGTCCGGTACCTTGTTCATGCCCTGGGTCATCTGTCAGGATCCTACCGAGGGCGCATACGAGATCGCTCGTATTATCGGTTGTCCCATGACGACTCCTGCCGAGATCGATAACTGCCTTAAGAGTGCATCGGTCAGTGATTTGGTGTTGGCTCAAGACGAACACAAG aaaaatgagttcaGCTCTCCAGGATATCCCAAAGTTGCTGGAGCTTGTATCACCGTCGGTGGAGCTCTTGGAGATGAAAGCTTCATGCCCGTTCACCCCAGAGAGTCTACCTACTTCCGGGATGTTGAGATCATCTTCGGAATGAACTCCCAGGAGGGTCTCATCTTCTTCAACGAATACTTCCAATATGCTTTAGACTCCCAACCCATCGAGTTCGACTCTCACTGGGACTTCCTGGAGTTTCTCAAGACCGTTAACATCAAGTTTGGATCTGGTGCCTTCGTCGATACCGTTGTTGGCTATGAGCTGCTATCCAAAGCCACCTGGGAGGAAATGGATCGTGCTAACTTCTCGGAGATAGTTCCTCTGTTCATTGAT GTTGCTGGAAACTTGGCCCTCAAGTACGGATCCGTCGAGGAGGCTAACCGATTCGCTAGAGCGCTTCCCGGACAAGTCTACCTCTACAACTTTGACTACGTTGGTCCACCATCTCCAATGACTCCCGGTTTCCCGTACGATTTTCCCAACTCAGTCGGTCATGGCGATGAGCTCAAGTTCCTGTTCCCCATGTCGAACGTACTGAACGAAGAACACACCCAAATGGCTAAGATCATGGTGGATCTTTGGACGTCCTTTGCCATTACTGGCGTACCTCAGGCCGACAACGTCATTCCATGGCCAGCTGTATCGA GGCCATTTGGACCATACTTCCGACTCGTGAACCCTCCGGAGCAGAAAGAGTACTTCGTCAATGAGCTTACCAACAGTGTTGAAAAGGCCAGAGGACCCCGAAAGCTTTCCGTTTCGCCGGCAACCTGCCTGGATCTCTTCTTAAATCGGAGCCCCAAGAACTAA
- the LOC120957491 gene encoding esterase E4-like isoform X9 yields MQLKGNFYRPPNSYKRMHFRLDTSESDWPVHSTNSSLNSSTIRTVSSMGRLQYSFAALLSVLTIASIIGTSLSQDYQGPVVDIQGLGSVLGTMGETAWTGRPIYQFFNIKYAEAPVGEQRFRAPLSVLPWSGVMNVTAPGRGCPQRRTISQDDPDAEDCLTLSVYSNDLTANRPVMLYVHGGAFVVGSAERFGPEYLLEKDIVLVVIQYRLGTLGFLSTGTEAIPGNAAMYDVLESLEWVSRHIRSFGGNPEDVTIFGESAGGHAVSAMLHSPRVREGLFKRAIIQSGTLFMPWVICQDPTEGAYEIARIIGCPMTTPAEIDNCLKSASVSDLVLAQDEHKKNEFSSPGYPKVAGACITVGGALGDESFMPVHPRESTYFRDVEIIFGMNSQEGLIFFNEYFQYALDSQPIEFDSHWDFLEFLKTVNIKFGSGAFVDAVVGYELLSKATWEEMDRANFSEIVPLFIDVAGNLALKYGSVEEANRFARALPGQVYLYNFDYVGPPSPMTPGFPYDFPNSVGHGDELKFLFPMSNVLNEEHTQMAKIMVDLWTSFAITGVPQADNVIPWPAVSRPFGPYFRLVNPPEQKEYFVNELTNSVEKARGPRKLSVSPATCLDLFLNRSPKN; encoded by the exons ATGCAGCTCAAAGGTAACTTCTATCGACCCCCAAATTCGTATAAAAGGATGCACTTTCGGCTAGATACTTCAGAAAGTGATTGGCCTGTGCATAGTACAAACTCCTCACTGAACAGCTCGACAATACGTACAGTTTCAAGCATGGGGCGTCTTCAGTATTCCTTCGCTGCTCTACTATCCGTGCTCACGATCGCCTCGATTATTGGCACTTCCCTGTCCCAAGATTATCAGGGACCGGTGGTAGACATCCAAGGACTTGGATCAGTCTTGGGAACCATGGGAGAGACGGCCTGGACTGGACGACCCATCTACCAGTTCTTCAACATCAAGTACGCCGAGGCTCCGGTAGGAGAACAACGCTTCCGTGCTCCTCTCAGTGTACTTCCCTGGTCTGGTGTCATGAATGTCACCGCTCCTGGTCGTGGTTGTCCTCAGCGACGCACTATTTCTCAAGATGACCCCGATGCCGAGGATTGTCTCACGCTTTCCGTCTACTCCAACGAT CTTACGGCCAATCGTCCCGTCATGCTCTACGTCCACGGAGGTGCCTTCGTGGTTGGATCCGCGGAGCGATTCGGACCTGAGTATTTGCTCGAGAAGGacatcgtcctcgtcgtcatACAGTATCGCTTGGGTACGCTCGGATTTCTCTCTACTGGTACCGAGGCTATCCCTGGTAACGCTGCCATGTACGACGTGCTCGAGTCGCTTGAATGGGTATCCCGACACATTCGTAGCTTCGGTGGAAACCCAGAGGACGTTACGATCTTTGGAGAGTCTGCCGGAGGACATGCAGTTTCCGCTATGCTCCATAGCCCCCGTGTTCGCGAGGGACTCTTCAAACGTGCCATCATCCAGTCCGGTACCTTGTTCATGCCCTGGGTCATCTGTCAGGATCCTACCGAGGGCGCATACGAGATCGCTCGTATTATCGGTTGTCCCATGACGACTCCTGCCGAGATCGATAACTGCCTTAAGAGTGCATCGGTCAGTGATTTGGTGTTGGCTCAAGACGAACACAAG aaaaatgagttcaGCTCTCCAGGATATCCCAAAGTTGCTGGAGCTTGTATCACCGTCGGTGGAGCTCTTGGAGATGAAAGCTTCATGCCCGTTCACCCCAGAGAGTCTACCTACTTCCGGGATGTTGAGATCATCTTCGGAATGAACTCCCAGGAGGGTCTCATCTTCTTCAACGAATACTTCCAATATGCTTTAGACTCCCAACCCATCGAGTTCGACTCTCACTGGGACTTCCTGGAGTTTCTCAAGACCGTTAACATCAAGTTTGGATCTGGTGCCTTCGTCGATGCCGTTGTTGGCTATGAGCTGCTATCCAAAGCCACCTGGGAGGAAATGGATCGTGCTAACTTCTCGGAGATAGTTCCTCTGTTCATTGAT GTTGCTGGAAACTTGGCTCTAAAGTACGGATCCGTCGAGGAAGCTAATCGATTCGCTAGAGCGCTTCCCGGACAAGTCTACCTCTACAACTTTGACTACGTTGGTCCACCGTCTCCAATGACTCCCGGTTTCCCCTACGATTTCCCTAACTCAGTGGGTCATGGCGATGAGCTCAAGTTCCTGTTCCCCATGTCGAACGTACTGAACGAAGAACACACCCAAATGGCTAAGATCATGGTGGATCTTTGGACGTCCTTTGCGATCACTGGCGTACCTCAGGCCGACAACGTCATTCCATGGCCAGCTGTATCGA GGCCATTTGGACCATACTTCCGACTCGTGAACCCTCCGGAGCAGAAAGAGTACTTCGTCAATGAGCTTACCAACAGTGTTGAAAAGGCCAGAGGACCCCGAAAGCTTTCCGTTTCGCCGGCAACCTGCCTGGATCTCTTCTTAAATCGGAGCCCCAAGAACTAA